A stretch of the Vigna radiata var. radiata cultivar VC1973A chromosome 9, Vradiata_ver6, whole genome shotgun sequence genome encodes the following:
- the LOC106774030 gene encoding protein SCAR2 isoform X2, whose product MPLSKYRVRNEYSLADPELYRAADKDDPEALLEAVAMAGLVGLLRQLGDLAEFAAEIFHDLHEEVMVTAARGHGLMARVKQLEAEVPSLEKAFFSQTHHSSFYTNGGIDWHPNLQSELNLVTRGDLPRFIMDSYEECRGPPRLFLLDKFDVAGAGACLKRYTDPSFFKIESNSLVNDTIEVQREKRIRKVKLKKGARLRDGEAPNVVPSHSKLHQLLLEERIENGYSNPARLVKLKKRHMNGPTVEAGDGKSYMEKFLESPSPDQKMVCETSIFPLPVKLTSDDTSETGIKILEISSISPVKRSKGNKNTHSSLDEQELELKPSSEMDGGTDGDPVKVKEQVSSGVTDNMSSNDRKFLDVAQLAVDERKIIEGNLDGYHSDDVTSEVDNYMDALTTMESELDTDNEYKPKNSFLNVGKATNTKDKEEQQLQAHFSDSQSFGDSSMSDDSNSFKQDRNEEIIQVQAKSSDSQSTGTFSSLDNHSSLRRDINGHHIEPQAHLSDYPSVGNSSTSDENDSFMKNGSYSSQSESLSTVVENTPGPLLFTNTKYYGPVVEDAPSNKPPQNVEFQHTDCGGSVMHDDTPVHEEEISDFGQACSDMTTSGQGLCSDIGSISQVVLPTATESGVISSDPVELNLRLDGDDADRTQDDDAGRTDDNDDPGRIGDDNVDAGKRSDDDADRTGLVESITSKPVSLSLTKDNACPVDSSDKTSFDNLDDDDDPCIHSNNLLQVSSDLEFIAHGDECNSHSEIKMFPARPTNENISEILANGDIDSPGEDPVCPSTEELKVNSGAVLAPDCHDSKDQGCTSATKLSSETPVVKIPPMSCFTRVLSSDSIQNKTQEEPHSAEIEVSNPDLPLEVDEVPKMVHDDEINGSTCSVDPLEGDSRFKHPSPVDHVMANDLVTGNVQSEDQSVFSVPCVNSAEDGVRVDTCPDSFQTSPSRGFSDSEEPLSNTHSYKMDMKSNEVEFMQNAMDTNAEMSETRLAPLPDVTSPDNIAELDESLTIFADSQERKVDEPVVRESTELEDHQKIVDQPVITSMEEKLNLNKTVLCDLQDSESCTIQKFQHSAFVDNAETLLEFSGLDSQLSQSIFNGQHDPLQNDRDSFLSPLGKQLGPETDLDLFSKSQIGEQDAEYPLGEEINFASEKSQYQKMQIYQLEPQSNHATSGCVSEIHADEPSPIYSSPASSSQNAAKLVMDPLMLLLPSHFPQSTENSPDEMPPMPPLPPMQWRMGKVQHSSLPSQREELEVSQTSVQPIRPDENSLFGLPTSEKETPFYQSPFLPVMAMESDQLEHSSGFPVGVSGHSVAIPFQFPIIVNESKGMSHDLIVAPEERMMQNSNSCGAVPEAAYAVSGHDSIPTQESSTQPPHQLMLETRSNDKSLKQSMDRPPNVLPIASEGEMGLNSNPCPTIPPAECAASGHESVSTEEKLPEPLTQLVVKPSSDDKTLQQSVTSWVSMDNPDSHIVSSGREVERNSNPDPPIPPVECAVPGAGHDSISSQEKPTLPPSQLMSGTSSEVQILQQSIHNSEGEQERLPISFMSPPNMESMEPNQSFMTYEGGMARSLDTSDHTLDVESERTYGKPKSKLLRPRTPLIDAVAAHDKSKLRRVTERVMPQTAPKVDERDSLLEQIRTKSFNLKPAVTTRPSIQGPKTNLKLAAILEKANAIRQALAGSDEDDDADWSDS is encoded by the exons atgccGCTCTCGAAGTACCGCGTGCGGAACGAGTACAGTTTAGCGGATCCCGAGCTGTATCGTGCGGCCGACAAGGATGATCCAGAAGCGCTTCTCGAAGCCGTCGCCATGGCTGGACTCGTTGGACTCTTGCGCCAGCTTGGCGACCTGGCCGA GTTTGCTGCTGAGATCTTCCATGATTTACATGAAGAAGTAATGGTTACCGCTGCAAGAGGCCACGGTCTCATGGCTCGTGTTAAACAGCTTGAGGCTGAAGTTCCTTCACTGGAGAAGGCTTTCTTTTCTCAAACTCATCACTCTTCATTCTATACCAATGGAG GGATTGATTGGCATCCTAATCTACAGTCTGAACTAAATCTTGTGACTCGAGGAGACTTACCTCGATTTATAATGGATTCATATGAAGAATGTCGGGGTCCTCCAAGACTGTTTCTTCTGGATAA GTTCGATGTAGCTGGGGCTGGGGCATGCCTTAAGCGTTATACTGATCCATCATTCTTTAAAATAGAATCGAATTCACTTGTAAATGATACAATAGAAGTTCAGAGAGAGAAGAGAATTCGTAAAGTCAAG CTGAAGAAAGGAGCAAGGCTGAGGGATGGTGAAGCTCCTAATGTTGTACCATCGCATTCAAA ATTACATCAGCTGCTTCTTGAGGAGCGTATTGAAAATGGTTATAGTAATCCTGCAAGACTAGTGAAGTTGAAAAAAAGACACATGAATGGACCAACTGTTGAAGCAGGAGATGGTAAGAGTTACATGGAGAAATTTCTGGAATCTCCTTCACCTGATCAAAAGATGGTTTGTGAAACTTCAATCTTTCCGTTGCCTGTCAAATTGACATCAGATGATACTAGTGAGACTGGGATTAAAATTCTTGAAATCAGTAGCATTAGTCCTGTGAAAAGGTCAAAGGGAAATAAAAACACCCATTCATCCCTTGATGAGCAGGAACTAGAACTAAAACCATCTTCAGAAATGGATGGTGGGACTGATGGAGATCCTGTGAAGGTGAAAGAACAAGTCTCATCTGGTGTGACAGATAATATGTCTTCTAATGATCGTAAGTTTCTTGATGTAGCACAATTGGCTGTTGATGAACGAAAGATAATAGAAGGTAACTTAGATGGGTACCATTCGGATGATGTGACTAGTGAAGTTGACAATTACATGGATGCTTTAACTACCATGGAATCAGAATTGGATACAGATAACGAGTATAAACCTAAGAATAGCTTCTTGAATGTTGGAAAGGCAACAAATACCAAGGATAAAGAAGAACAACAACTACAAGCACATTTTTCAGATTCTCAATCATTTGGGGACTCTTCAATGTCTGATGACAGTAATTCTTTTAAACAAGATAGAAATGAAGAAATTATTCAAGTGCAAGCTAAGTCGTCAGATTCTCAATCAACTGGAACCTTCTCTTCATTGGACAATCATAGTTCACTCAGAAGAGATATAAATGGGCATCATATAGAACCACAAGCTCACCTCTCAGATTATCCATCTGTTGGAAACTCCTCTACATCAGATGAAAACGATTCTTTCATGAAAAATGGATCCTATTCATCCCAGTCTGAATCATTAAGCACCGTGGTTGAAAATACACCAGGACCTTTGTTATTCACAAATACTAAGTACTATGGACCGGTGGTTGAAGATGCACCATCCAACAAGCCTCCCCAAAATGTTGAGTTTCAACACACAGATTGTGGGGGGTCTGTCATGCATGATGATACTCCTGTTCATGAAGAAGAGATTTCTGATTTTGGGCAAGCCTGTTCAGATATGACGACTTCAGGACAGGGGTTGTGTTCTGATATTGGATCCATCTCTCAGGTGGTCCTACCCACAGCAACTGAATCAGGCGTAATCTCATCTGATCCTGTTGAACTTAATTTAAGGTTAGATGGTGATGATGCAGACAGAACACAAGATGATGATGCAGGCAGAACAGATGACAATGACGATCCAGGCAGAATAGGAGATGACAATGTCGATGCAGGCAAAAGAAGTGATGATGATGCAGACAGAACAGGTCTTGTTGAATCTATTACTTCCAAGCCTGTTTCTCTCTCCCTCACAAAAGACAATGCTTGTCCTGTTGATTCTTCTGATAAAACATCATTCGACAacttggatgatgatgatgatccaTGTATTCACTCTAATAATCTGTTACAAGTTTCTAGTGATTTGGAGTTTATTGCTCATGGAGACGAATGCAATTCTCATTCTGAAATCAAAATGTTCCCAGCAAGACCTACAAATGAAAACATTTCTGAAATTTTGGCTAATGGAGATATTGATTCACCAGGAGAGGATCCTGTTTGCCCATCCACAGAAGAATTAAAAGTGAATTCAGGTGCTGTGCTGGCTCCTGATTGTCACGATTCAAAGGATCAAGGTTGCACTTCAGCAACGAAGCTTAGTTCAGAGACCCCTGTTGTGAAGATTCCTCCAATGAGTTGCTTTACCAGGGTGCTTTCCTCTGActcaattcaaaacaaaacacaggAGGAACCACACTCAGCAGAAATTGAAGTTTCAAATCCTGATCTGCCATTGGAAGTTGATGAGGTACCAAAGATGGTGCATGATGATGAAATAAATGGATCTACCTGCAGTGTCGATCCACTTGAAGGTGATAGTCGTTTTAAACATCCATCTCCTGTTGATCATGTAATGGCAAATGATCTGGTGACCGGAAATGTTCAGTCAGAAGATCAATCTGTATTTTCTGTTCCTTGTGTTAATAGTGCTGAAGATGGTGTGCGCGTTGATACTTGTCCAGATTCATTTCAGACTTCTCCTTCAAGGGGTTTTTCAGATTCAGAAGAACCTCTATCGAATACTCATTCTTATAAAATGGACATGAAATCCAATGAAGTAGAATTTATGCAAAATGCCATGGACACAAATGCAGAGATGAGTGAGACTCGATTAGCACCACTGCCAGATGTAACATCACCTGATAATATTGCAGAGTTAGACGAATCTCTTACTATTTTTGCAGATTCACAGGAGAGGAAAGTTGACGAGCCAGTTGTCAGAGAATCTACAGAACTAGAGGACCATCAGAAGATAGTGGATCAACCAGTAATTACTTCTATGGAAGAAAAATTGAACCTGAACAAAACTGTTCTTTGTGATCTTCAAGATTCAGAATCATGTACTATTCAGAAGTTCCAACATAGTGCTTTTGTTGATAATGCAGAAACTTTGCTTGAATTTTCGGGGTTGGATTCCCAGCTGTCGCAATCAATATTTAATGGTCAGCATGATCCATTACAAAATGACAGAGATAGTTTTTTATCACCTTTGGGGAAACAGTTGGGACCTGAAACTGATTTAGATCTGTTCTCAAAATCCCAAATTGGTGAACAGGATGCAGAATATCCACTCGGAGAAGAAATAAACTTTGCCTCTGAGAAATCTCAATATCAGAAGATGCAAATATATCAATTGGAGCCTCAAAGCAATCATGCTACTTCTGGATGTGTGTCAGAAATACATGCAGACGAGCCATCACCAATTTATTCCTCACCAGCGTCATCTAGCCAGAATGCTGCAAAACTTGTCATGGATCCGTTGATGCTTCTTCTTCCTAGCCACTTTCCCCAGTCAACTGAAAATAGTCCTGATGAGATGCCACCTATGCCTCCTCTACCGCCTATGCAATGGAGAATGGGAAAGGTTCAGCATTCTTCCTTACCTTCACAGAGAGAAGAATTAGAAGTAAGTCAAACTTCAGTCCAGCCAATTAGGCCTGATGAAAATTCCCTATTTGGTTTACCAACTTCTGAGAAAGAGACCCCGTTTTATCAGAGTCCATTTTTGCCTGTCATGGCTATGGAAAGTGATCAGCTCGAACATTCTTCTGGGTTTCCTGTTGGTGTTTCAGGGCATTCTGTTGCCATACCTTTTCAATTTCCTATCATAGTTAATGAATCAAAAG GCATGTCTCATGATCTGATTGTTGCACCTGAGGAAAGAATGATGCAGAATTCAAACTCATGTGGGGCAGTACCAGAAGCTGCGTATGCTGTTTCAGGACATGATTCCATCCCTACACAAGAAAGTTCAACTCAACCTCCGCACCAGTTAATGTTGGAGACTAGATCAAATGATAAATCACTTAAACAGAGTATGGACAGGCCTCCAAATGTTCTTCCAATTGCTTCCGAGGGAGAAATGGGACTGAATTCAAACCCTTGTCCTACAATTCCACCTGCTGAATGTGCTGCATCTGGGCATGAGTCCGTTTCAACTGAAGAGAAACTGCCTGAGCCTCTAACTCAATTAGTGGTGAAGCCTAGTTCAGATGATAAAACACTTCAGCAGTCTGTTACTAGTTGGGTATCAATGGACAATCCTGACAGTCACATTGTTTCTTCCGGTAGAGAAGTGGAACGAAATTCTAACCCAGACCCTCCAATTCCACCTGTTGAATGTGCTGTTCCCGGGGCCGGACATGATTCTATCTCTTCTCAAGAAAAACCAACTCTACCTCCAAGTCAATTAATGTCAGGTACTAGTTCAGAAGTTCAAATCCTTCAGCAATCTATACATAATTCGGAAGGGGAACAAGAACGTTTGCCAATCTCATTCATGTCTCCACCAAACATGGAAAGTATGGAGCCTAATCAGAGTTTCATGACCTATGAGGGAGGAATGGCAAGGTCCTTGGATACATCTGATCATACCTTAGATGTGGAGAGTGAAAGGACTTATGGAAAACCAAAGAGTAAGCTTCTTCGTCCGCGAACTCCTCTAATAGATGCTGTTGCTGCACATGACAAAAGCAAG CTTAGGAGGGTTACCGAGCGGGTCATGCCTCAAACTGCACCGAAGGTAGATGAAAGAGATTCTTTACTAGAACAGATAAGAACAAAG TCCTTCAACTTGAAGCCTGCTGTGACCACGCGACCTAGCATTCAAGGtccaaaaacaaatttgaagcTTGCAGCCATCTTGGAGAAAGCAAATGCAATTCGCCAG GCTTTGGCTGGAAGTGATGAAGATGACGATGCGGATTGGAGCGATTCTTGA
- the LOC106774030 gene encoding protein SCAR2 isoform X1: MPLSKYRVRNEYSLADPELYRAADKDDPEALLEAVAMAGLVGLLRQLGDLAEFAAEIFHDLHEEVMVTAARGHGLMARVKQLEAEVPSLEKAFFSQTHHSSFYTNGGIDWHPNLQSELNLVTRGDLPRFIMDSYEECRGPPRLFLLDKFDVAGAGACLKRYTDPSFFKIESNSLVNDTIEVQREKRIRKVKLKKGARLRDGEAPNVVPSHSKLHQLLLEERIENGYSNPARLVKLKKRHMNGPTVEAGDGKSYMEKFLESPSPDQKMVCETSIFPLPVKLTSDDTSETGIKILEISSISPVKRSKGNKNTHSSLDEQELELKPSSEMDGGTDGDPVKVKEQVSSGVTDNMSSNDRKFLDVAQLAVDERKIIEGNLDGYHSDDVTSEVDNYMDALTTMESELDTDNEYKPKNSFLNVGKATNTKDKEEQQLQAHFSDSQSFGDSSMSDDSNSFKQDRNEEIIQVQAKSSDSQSTGTFSSLDNHSSLRRDINGHHIEPQAHLSDYPSVGNSSTSDENDSFMKNGSYSSQSESLSTVVENTPGPLLFTNTKYYGPVVEDAPSNKPPQNVEFQHTDCGGSVMHDDTPVHEEEISDFGQACSDMTTSGQGLCSDIGSISQVVLPTATESGVISSDPVELNLRLDGDDADRTQDDDAGRTDDNDDPGRIGDDNVDAGKRSDDDADRTGLVESITSKPVSLSLTKDNACPVDSSDKTSFDNLDDDDDPCIHSNNLLQVSSDLEFIAHGDECNSHSEIKMFPARPTNENISEILANGDIDSPGEDPVCPSTEELKVNSGAVLAPDCHDSKDQGCTSATKLSSETPVVKIPPMSCFTRVLSSDSIQNKTQEEPHSAEIEVSNPDLPLEVDEVPKMVHDDEINGSTCSVDPLEGDSRFKHPSPVDHVMANDLVTGNVQSEDQSVFSVPCVNSAEDGVRVDTCPDSFQTSPSRGFSDSEEPLSNTHSYKMDMKSNEVEFMQNAMDTNAEMSETRLAPLPDVTSPDNIAELDESLTIFADSQERKVDEPVVRESTELEDHQKIVDQPVITSMEEKLNLNKTVLCDLQDSESCTIQKFQHSAFVDNAETLLEFSGLDSQLSQSIFNGQHDPLQNDRDSFLSPLGKQLGPETDLDLFSKSQIGEQDAEYPLGEEINFASEKSQYQKMQIYQLEPQSNHATSGCVSEIHADEPSPIYSSPASSSQNAAKLVMDPLMLLLPSHFPQSTENSPDEMPPMPPLPPMQWRMGKVQHSSLPSQREELEVSQTSVQPIRPDENSLFGLPTSEKETPFYQSPFLPVMAMESDQLEHSSGFPVGVSGHSVAIPFQFPIIVNESKGQYNYLLLDKNQIQNPFLTLPMASTGMSHDLIVAPEERMMQNSNSCGAVPEAAYAVSGHDSIPTQESSTQPPHQLMLETRSNDKSLKQSMDRPPNVLPIASEGEMGLNSNPCPTIPPAECAASGHESVSTEEKLPEPLTQLVVKPSSDDKTLQQSVTSWVSMDNPDSHIVSSGREVERNSNPDPPIPPVECAVPGAGHDSISSQEKPTLPPSQLMSGTSSEVQILQQSIHNSEGEQERLPISFMSPPNMESMEPNQSFMTYEGGMARSLDTSDHTLDVESERTYGKPKSKLLRPRTPLIDAVAAHDKSKLRRVTERVMPQTAPKVDERDSLLEQIRTKSFNLKPAVTTRPSIQGPKTNLKLAAILEKANAIRQALAGSDEDDDADWSDS; this comes from the exons atgccGCTCTCGAAGTACCGCGTGCGGAACGAGTACAGTTTAGCGGATCCCGAGCTGTATCGTGCGGCCGACAAGGATGATCCAGAAGCGCTTCTCGAAGCCGTCGCCATGGCTGGACTCGTTGGACTCTTGCGCCAGCTTGGCGACCTGGCCGA GTTTGCTGCTGAGATCTTCCATGATTTACATGAAGAAGTAATGGTTACCGCTGCAAGAGGCCACGGTCTCATGGCTCGTGTTAAACAGCTTGAGGCTGAAGTTCCTTCACTGGAGAAGGCTTTCTTTTCTCAAACTCATCACTCTTCATTCTATACCAATGGAG GGATTGATTGGCATCCTAATCTACAGTCTGAACTAAATCTTGTGACTCGAGGAGACTTACCTCGATTTATAATGGATTCATATGAAGAATGTCGGGGTCCTCCAAGACTGTTTCTTCTGGATAA GTTCGATGTAGCTGGGGCTGGGGCATGCCTTAAGCGTTATACTGATCCATCATTCTTTAAAATAGAATCGAATTCACTTGTAAATGATACAATAGAAGTTCAGAGAGAGAAGAGAATTCGTAAAGTCAAG CTGAAGAAAGGAGCAAGGCTGAGGGATGGTGAAGCTCCTAATGTTGTACCATCGCATTCAAA ATTACATCAGCTGCTTCTTGAGGAGCGTATTGAAAATGGTTATAGTAATCCTGCAAGACTAGTGAAGTTGAAAAAAAGACACATGAATGGACCAACTGTTGAAGCAGGAGATGGTAAGAGTTACATGGAGAAATTTCTGGAATCTCCTTCACCTGATCAAAAGATGGTTTGTGAAACTTCAATCTTTCCGTTGCCTGTCAAATTGACATCAGATGATACTAGTGAGACTGGGATTAAAATTCTTGAAATCAGTAGCATTAGTCCTGTGAAAAGGTCAAAGGGAAATAAAAACACCCATTCATCCCTTGATGAGCAGGAACTAGAACTAAAACCATCTTCAGAAATGGATGGTGGGACTGATGGAGATCCTGTGAAGGTGAAAGAACAAGTCTCATCTGGTGTGACAGATAATATGTCTTCTAATGATCGTAAGTTTCTTGATGTAGCACAATTGGCTGTTGATGAACGAAAGATAATAGAAGGTAACTTAGATGGGTACCATTCGGATGATGTGACTAGTGAAGTTGACAATTACATGGATGCTTTAACTACCATGGAATCAGAATTGGATACAGATAACGAGTATAAACCTAAGAATAGCTTCTTGAATGTTGGAAAGGCAACAAATACCAAGGATAAAGAAGAACAACAACTACAAGCACATTTTTCAGATTCTCAATCATTTGGGGACTCTTCAATGTCTGATGACAGTAATTCTTTTAAACAAGATAGAAATGAAGAAATTATTCAAGTGCAAGCTAAGTCGTCAGATTCTCAATCAACTGGAACCTTCTCTTCATTGGACAATCATAGTTCACTCAGAAGAGATATAAATGGGCATCATATAGAACCACAAGCTCACCTCTCAGATTATCCATCTGTTGGAAACTCCTCTACATCAGATGAAAACGATTCTTTCATGAAAAATGGATCCTATTCATCCCAGTCTGAATCATTAAGCACCGTGGTTGAAAATACACCAGGACCTTTGTTATTCACAAATACTAAGTACTATGGACCGGTGGTTGAAGATGCACCATCCAACAAGCCTCCCCAAAATGTTGAGTTTCAACACACAGATTGTGGGGGGTCTGTCATGCATGATGATACTCCTGTTCATGAAGAAGAGATTTCTGATTTTGGGCAAGCCTGTTCAGATATGACGACTTCAGGACAGGGGTTGTGTTCTGATATTGGATCCATCTCTCAGGTGGTCCTACCCACAGCAACTGAATCAGGCGTAATCTCATCTGATCCTGTTGAACTTAATTTAAGGTTAGATGGTGATGATGCAGACAGAACACAAGATGATGATGCAGGCAGAACAGATGACAATGACGATCCAGGCAGAATAGGAGATGACAATGTCGATGCAGGCAAAAGAAGTGATGATGATGCAGACAGAACAGGTCTTGTTGAATCTATTACTTCCAAGCCTGTTTCTCTCTCCCTCACAAAAGACAATGCTTGTCCTGTTGATTCTTCTGATAAAACATCATTCGACAacttggatgatgatgatgatccaTGTATTCACTCTAATAATCTGTTACAAGTTTCTAGTGATTTGGAGTTTATTGCTCATGGAGACGAATGCAATTCTCATTCTGAAATCAAAATGTTCCCAGCAAGACCTACAAATGAAAACATTTCTGAAATTTTGGCTAATGGAGATATTGATTCACCAGGAGAGGATCCTGTTTGCCCATCCACAGAAGAATTAAAAGTGAATTCAGGTGCTGTGCTGGCTCCTGATTGTCACGATTCAAAGGATCAAGGTTGCACTTCAGCAACGAAGCTTAGTTCAGAGACCCCTGTTGTGAAGATTCCTCCAATGAGTTGCTTTACCAGGGTGCTTTCCTCTGActcaattcaaaacaaaacacaggAGGAACCACACTCAGCAGAAATTGAAGTTTCAAATCCTGATCTGCCATTGGAAGTTGATGAGGTACCAAAGATGGTGCATGATGATGAAATAAATGGATCTACCTGCAGTGTCGATCCACTTGAAGGTGATAGTCGTTTTAAACATCCATCTCCTGTTGATCATGTAATGGCAAATGATCTGGTGACCGGAAATGTTCAGTCAGAAGATCAATCTGTATTTTCTGTTCCTTGTGTTAATAGTGCTGAAGATGGTGTGCGCGTTGATACTTGTCCAGATTCATTTCAGACTTCTCCTTCAAGGGGTTTTTCAGATTCAGAAGAACCTCTATCGAATACTCATTCTTATAAAATGGACATGAAATCCAATGAAGTAGAATTTATGCAAAATGCCATGGACACAAATGCAGAGATGAGTGAGACTCGATTAGCACCACTGCCAGATGTAACATCACCTGATAATATTGCAGAGTTAGACGAATCTCTTACTATTTTTGCAGATTCACAGGAGAGGAAAGTTGACGAGCCAGTTGTCAGAGAATCTACAGAACTAGAGGACCATCAGAAGATAGTGGATCAACCAGTAATTACTTCTATGGAAGAAAAATTGAACCTGAACAAAACTGTTCTTTGTGATCTTCAAGATTCAGAATCATGTACTATTCAGAAGTTCCAACATAGTGCTTTTGTTGATAATGCAGAAACTTTGCTTGAATTTTCGGGGTTGGATTCCCAGCTGTCGCAATCAATATTTAATGGTCAGCATGATCCATTACAAAATGACAGAGATAGTTTTTTATCACCTTTGGGGAAACAGTTGGGACCTGAAACTGATTTAGATCTGTTCTCAAAATCCCAAATTGGTGAACAGGATGCAGAATATCCACTCGGAGAAGAAATAAACTTTGCCTCTGAGAAATCTCAATATCAGAAGATGCAAATATATCAATTGGAGCCTCAAAGCAATCATGCTACTTCTGGATGTGTGTCAGAAATACATGCAGACGAGCCATCACCAATTTATTCCTCACCAGCGTCATCTAGCCAGAATGCTGCAAAACTTGTCATGGATCCGTTGATGCTTCTTCTTCCTAGCCACTTTCCCCAGTCAACTGAAAATAGTCCTGATGAGATGCCACCTATGCCTCCTCTACCGCCTATGCAATGGAGAATGGGAAAGGTTCAGCATTCTTCCTTACCTTCACAGAGAGAAGAATTAGAAGTAAGTCAAACTTCAGTCCAGCCAATTAGGCCTGATGAAAATTCCCTATTTGGTTTACCAACTTCTGAGAAAGAGACCCCGTTTTATCAGAGTCCATTTTTGCCTGTCATGGCTATGGAAAGTGATCAGCTCGAACATTCTTCTGGGTTTCCTGTTGGTGTTTCAGGGCATTCTGTTGCCATACCTTTTCAATTTCCTATCATAGTTAATGAATCAAAAGGTCAATATAATTACCTCTTGTTGGATAAAAACCAAATTCAGAATCCCTTCTTAACCTTACCCATGGCATCTACAGGCATGTCTCATGATCTGATTGTTGCACCTGAGGAAAGAATGATGCAGAATTCAAACTCATGTGGGGCAGTACCAGAAGCTGCGTATGCTGTTTCAGGACATGATTCCATCCCTACACAAGAAAGTTCAACTCAACCTCCGCACCAGTTAATGTTGGAGACTAGATCAAATGATAAATCACTTAAACAGAGTATGGACAGGCCTCCAAATGTTCTTCCAATTGCTTCCGAGGGAGAAATGGGACTGAATTCAAACCCTTGTCCTACAATTCCACCTGCTGAATGTGCTGCATCTGGGCATGAGTCCGTTTCAACTGAAGAGAAACTGCCTGAGCCTCTAACTCAATTAGTGGTGAAGCCTAGTTCAGATGATAAAACACTTCAGCAGTCTGTTACTAGTTGGGTATCAATGGACAATCCTGACAGTCACATTGTTTCTTCCGGTAGAGAAGTGGAACGAAATTCTAACCCAGACCCTCCAATTCCACCTGTTGAATGTGCTGTTCCCGGGGCCGGACATGATTCTATCTCTTCTCAAGAAAAACCAACTCTACCTCCAAGTCAATTAATGTCAGGTACTAGTTCAGAAGTTCAAATCCTTCAGCAATCTATACATAATTCGGAAGGGGAACAAGAACGTTTGCCAATCTCATTCATGTCTCCACCAAACATGGAAAGTATGGAGCCTAATCAGAGTTTCATGACCTATGAGGGAGGAATGGCAAGGTCCTTGGATACATCTGATCATACCTTAGATGTGGAGAGTGAAAGGACTTATGGAAAACCAAAGAGTAAGCTTCTTCGTCCGCGAACTCCTCTAATAGATGCTGTTGCTGCACATGACAAAAGCAAG CTTAGGAGGGTTACCGAGCGGGTCATGCCTCAAACTGCACCGAAGGTAGATGAAAGAGATTCTTTACTAGAACAGATAAGAACAAAG TCCTTCAACTTGAAGCCTGCTGTGACCACGCGACCTAGCATTCAAGGtccaaaaacaaatttgaagcTTGCAGCCATCTTGGAGAAAGCAAATGCAATTCGCCAG GCTTTGGCTGGAAGTGATGAAGATGACGATGCGGATTGGAGCGATTCTTGA